A portion of the Halalkalicoccus tibetensis genome contains these proteins:
- a CDS encoding ring-cleaving dioxygenase: MADPTPTPGIHHVTCVAGDPQRNVDFWVETLGLRLVKRSINQDDPSTYHFFFADAEGTPGTSMTFFPWADLPPGSVGAGQVSRTAFRVPEGSLGYWEERFEEYGVDYDDRIERFGETVLPFRDPDGLPVELVEVEVPADDPTVPWTEFVPEEAAIRGFHSVTLALSDPGPTEELLGTMGLEEVGSEQDAGGERTRFAASGPVGKYVDVLPTARNGQQGHGTVHHVAFQTPSDEEQEAMRSAVQSAGLRPTQQIDRHWFRSVYFREFGGILFELATSGPGYTSDEPLEELGERLVLPGRFESRRQRIEAGLPDIEIPRPESAGAGE; this comes from the coding sequence ATGGCAGATCCCACGCCCACGCCGGGCATCCACCACGTGACCTGTGTCGCCGGCGACCCACAGCGAAACGTCGACTTCTGGGTCGAGACGCTCGGCCTCCGGCTCGTCAAGCGCTCGATCAACCAGGACGACCCGAGCACGTACCACTTCTTCTTCGCGGACGCCGAGGGAACGCCCGGGACGAGCATGACGTTCTTCCCCTGGGCGGACCTCCCGCCGGGGTCGGTCGGCGCCGGGCAGGTCTCCCGGACCGCCTTCCGCGTCCCCGAGGGGAGCCTCGGGTACTGGGAGGAGCGCTTCGAGGAGTACGGCGTCGACTACGACGACCGCATCGAGCGGTTCGGGGAGACCGTCCTCCCGTTTCGCGACCCCGACGGGCTGCCGGTCGAGCTGGTCGAGGTCGAGGTCCCCGCGGACGATCCCACGGTCCCCTGGACGGAGTTCGTCCCCGAGGAGGCCGCGATCCGCGGGTTCCATTCGGTGACGCTCGCGCTTTCGGACCCCGGTCCCACCGAGGAGCTGCTGGGGACGATGGGACTGGAGGAGGTCGGCTCCGAGCAGGACGCAGGCGGCGAGCGGACCCGGTTCGCCGCCTCCGGGCCCGTGGGGAAGTACGTCGACGTGCTCCCGACCGCCCGGAACGGGCAACAGGGCCACGGCACGGTCCATCACGTCGCCTTCCAGACGCCGAGCGACGAGGAGCAGGAGGCGATGCGGAGCGCCGTCCAGTCGGCAGGGCTGCGCCCGACCCAGCAGATCGACCGCCACTGGTTTCGCTCGGTCTACTTCCGGGAGTTCGGCGGGATCCTCTTCGAGCTCGCCACGAGCGGGCCGGGGTACACGAGCGACGAACCCCTGGAGGAGCTCGGCGAGCGGCTCGTGCTTCCCGGACGATTCGAGAGCCGGCGCCAGCGGATCGAGGCGGGGCTCCCCGATATAGAAATACCGCGCCCCGAGTCGGCCGGAGCCGGCGAGTAG
- a CDS encoding dicarboxylate/amino acid:cation symporter, translating into MALGSIRQVWGRYRSIPIVYRIGAAFFLGSIVGLAVGEPVTVLEPLGDLFVRLLEMIVVPIIVFTLLMGIRELSPASLGKIGGQVVAIYAVTSMIAVTIGLVIANVIQPGEGLTLTDAEFEADEAPSFLEVFLGIVPENPIEAMATGDILATIFFVIVFGLALVLLREGTDEQSVAEGVETFFNMAEAGSKALFKVVWGIMEYGVIGIFALMAVAFAEAGVEVFSTFAMLALTLLIAVAIHVTVVYLGVMILVLTQQSPIAFLVGIKDALMTALSISSSSATLPVSMSNADDNLHVNEGIYSFSLPLGATINMDGTGMYLGIVAVFAANVVGASLTITEQVVVVAIAVLAGIGTAGVPSAGLILMTLVLTQVGLPVAVVGFIAGIDPLLDRLRTMTNVTGDLAVATLVAHWNGAVDFDRGVWASGDGTPAVAPSDD; encoded by the coding sequence ATGGCACTGGGTAGCATACGACAAGTATGGGGTCGATACCGATCGATACCGATCGTCTACCGGATCGGGGCGGCGTTCTTCCTCGGTTCGATCGTCGGCCTGGCGGTCGGCGAGCCGGTGACCGTCCTCGAGCCGCTCGGCGACCTGTTCGTGCGGCTGCTCGAGATGATCGTCGTTCCGATCATCGTCTTCACCCTGCTGATGGGTATCAGGGAGCTCTCGCCCGCGTCGCTCGGCAAGATCGGCGGCCAGGTCGTGGCGATCTACGCGGTCACCTCGATGATCGCGGTGACGATCGGGCTGGTCATCGCGAACGTCATCCAGCCGGGGGAGGGGCTGACGCTGACGGACGCGGAGTTCGAGGCCGACGAGGCGCCCAGCTTTCTAGAGGTGTTCCTCGGGATCGTCCCCGAGAACCCGATCGAGGCGATGGCGACCGGCGACATCCTGGCGACGATCTTCTTCGTGATCGTCTTCGGGCTCGCGCTCGTGTTGCTGCGCGAGGGCACCGACGAGCAGAGCGTCGCGGAGGGCGTCGAAACGTTCTTCAATATGGCCGAGGCCGGATCGAAGGCGCTGTTCAAGGTCGTCTGGGGGATCATGGAGTACGGCGTGATCGGCATCTTCGCGCTCATGGCCGTCGCGTTCGCCGAGGCCGGGGTCGAGGTGTTCAGCACGTTCGCCATGCTGGCGCTGACGCTGCTGATCGCCGTCGCGATCCACGTCACGGTCGTCTATCTCGGTGTGATGATCCTCGTGTTGACCCAGCAGTCGCCGATCGCCTTCCTCGTCGGGATCAAGGACGCGCTGATGACGGCGCTGAGCATCAGTTCCTCGAGCGCGACGCTGCCGGTCTCGATGTCGAACGCCGACGACAACCTCCACGTCAACGAGGGGATCTACAGCTTCTCGCTCCCGCTCGGCGCGACGATCAACATGGACGGGACGGGGATGTATCTGGGGATCGTCGCGGTCTTCGCGGCGAACGTCGTCGGCGCCTCGCTCACCATCACCGAACAGGTCGTCGTCGTCGCGATCGCGGTGCTCGCGGGGATCGGAACGGCGGGCGTCCCGAGCGCGGGCCTGATCCTGATGACGCTCGTGCTCACCCAGGTGGGGCTACCGGTCGCGGTCGTCGGCTTCATCGCGGGGATCGACCCGCTGCTCGACCGGCTTCGCACCATGACCAACGTCACCGGCGACCTGGCGGTCGCGACGCTCGTGGCCCACTGGAACGGTGCGGTCGACTTCGACCGCGGCGTCTGGGCGAGCGGCGACGGGACCCCGGCGGTCGCGCCGAGCGACGACTGA